Proteins encoded within one genomic window of Haematobia irritans isolate KBUSLIRL chromosome 5, ASM5000362v1, whole genome shotgun sequence:
- the LOC142237484 gene encoding chitotriosidase-1-like has translation MSIFEILLVMVLTTVSKSIAKDKMINCYLGSWVNDNRPERYTFQPEMISRHCTHVSYAFFGVTHLGSFDESKTYTGPEKDWIERMLAMKFQYPKLKFIAVVGGDMVPSSRLSYVAKNARTRRIFKLTALEALQQMGFDGMDLHWLLPGSSGNGEDKANFVYLLEEIRSGFKENNLLFGITVTGNVTYSHEWYDVPNIVKHVDFINVMSYNYTNDPENDYVAPLRGHSEYSVEKTIDFWRDQGAPATKLNMGLALYARIYTLEDHSLVNVPNFFICAIEKNPPMEFNKDKVTAVIRHVWQDRTTNFIPQELRRISLETIDTLEMKMDYVQKMNLGGVMVWSLENDDYWGICGSKYPLLTSIAWKLDESYICRDKPDVKC, from the exons atgtCTATCTTCGAAATTCTATTGGTTATGGTACTGACCACCGTTTCAAAATCCATTGCCAAag ATAAAATGATCAATTGTTATTTGGGTTCTTGGGTTAATGATAATCGACCTGAGCGCTATACTTTTCAACCGGAAATGATATCCCGACATTGCACTCATGTCAGTTATGCATTTTTTGGTGTAACTCACTTGGGTTCATTTGACGAGTCAAAGACCTATACTGGCCCGGAAAAAG ATTGGATTGAACGTATGTTGGCTATGAAATTCCAGTATCCTAAACTGAAATTTATAGCTGTGGTGGGTGGTGACATGGTTCCATCTTCTCGACTTTCTTACGTGGCCAAAAATGCCCGGACTCGTCGAATTTTCAAGCTTACAGCATTGGAAGCTTTACAACAAATGGGCTTTGATGGTATGGATTTGCATTGGCTTTTGCCAGGTAGTTCTGGTAATGGAGAGGACAAGGctaattttgtatatttgctgGAAGAAATTCGAAGTGG ttttaaagaaaataatctcCTTTTTGGAATAACGGTGACTGGAAATGTCACTTACTCCCACGAATGGTATGATGTGCCTAACATTGTCAAACATGTGGATTTCATAAACGTCATGTCTTACAATTATACAAATGACCCGGAAAATGATTATGTGGCCCCTCTTCGTGGACATTCAGAATATTCAGTGGAGAAAACCATAGATTTCTGGCGTGACCAAG GTGCTCCAGCAACTAAATTAAACATGGGCCTAGCATTATATGCTCGCATATATACTTTAGAGGACCATTCTTTAGTGAACgttcctaatttttttatatgtgctATTGAGAAAAATCCACCAATGGAATTTAACAAGGACAAAGTGACAGCTGTTATTCGTCATGTATGGCAGGAtagaacaacaaattttattcctcaagAATTGAGAAGGATAAGTCTTGAGACAATTGATACCCTCGAGATGAAAATGGATTATGTCCAAAAGATGAATTTAGGAGGAGTGATGGTATGGTCTTTAGAAAACGATGATTACTGGGGTATATGTGGAAGCAAATATCCGTTGTTGACTTCGATTGCTTGGAAACTggatgaaagctatatatgtcgAGATAAACCTGATGTTAAATG